agtattactttattaaaagtataaatacatgaatctgattctgcttacatttattcaagtcatttcatgctatttcccgaagaattggcctttgtaggttggtaagacacacgcacactttcagtattttgtttatgtttttagtgaactgatatgggatattgtccaaaatgttgaacaatttcaacctctgaatggagcgctccacatggatcctagcactggatatgagtttgtttttcttaacttcttcttgtgtgaactgtccattaacaaggaaagacgggatgttgagtgaaaccccttctggcaagatgtcccggattgtgaagcctttatctgccatcaccatgtctcctgggcgtagatgattgagaactccagaatctaatgtaatagccttgtctgaggcacttccaccataatagtcactgacaaatgttatcactccattaggagctacacctattaaggctttgtgtgtggtccgttttttgtactggctccataaatgattctgtttgtcaagcctctctgtcctggagactgctaactctgtgcaatcgagcacaatcctacagttaggaaacggacggaaacactctggcaacgatgcctggttcttctctatggaggggatgttgttctcaagcataccaacatataaaatgtcatacagggcactgacaatggtgataaaaatgttggtaactgtggctgtactgcaattaaacctggttgcaaggtcttcatgaccagaattaagtttgagcttcatcaaagtcagtagcaactgatcgactagtggcatagactggactgtccaattcgaatgatattgtagctcaaacttagataagagtgcttccaaaaccaggacggtagcaacatctggtaagccagtgaaatattttactttgacacgattggaagatatttggctgaaggaaaaggtctgtttttgtttctccaattctcttttcaatttttcattctctcttctcaacatgtcaacctctatctctagcagcgcaacactgttaaaagggttgtctgaagtacgaggggtgtctgcggttgggttgtctgaagtactaggggtgtctgcggttgggttgtctgaagtaccaggggtgtctgcggttgggttgtctgaagtattaggggtgtctgcggttgggttgtctgaagtactaggggtgtctgcggttgggttgtctgaagtaccaggggtgtctgcggttgggttgtctgaagtactagggggctctgcggttgcaatgtcagaattttgtaattcaagttcatttgtcccttcttcaccactgggagggagtggtactgtttttctcttcttgtgtggaaggctgaggtggcctgggaaagtcttcccctcgttccaagcaaaacgtgatgggccagcagctttgccatttggaaaatgccaactgcacacccttgagcaggggcttggtgtaaagccatcacgcctgtaaaaaaaaaagaatgagagatttagaaatgattggcaatgaaaacttgaagctgcattgtaacttatcgtctgccctggatttgaacaattaaagtggcattctttaacttttttcgataaaaaataaagttgattttggtcaagatttaccactatctttcactgaaggaggtaacactgtactaattcagcctatttcccattcatgaaatcttcagcatctgctacaatgcccatttttgtgtctgtgtctggttagacacagtcacaaacatgggcattgtaacagatggtgaaggatttgtgaatgggaaataggctgaattagtagtgttacctccttcagtgaaagatagtggtaaatcttgaccaaaatcaactttatttttttatcaaaaaaagttaaagaatgccactttaaccatcaattatttaaaacacaatttctattgtgttaacatactctactgtaaagattgtataatgatattatacaaacagtctaccatacagattgggcaagttatattgtattcacatactatacaatacagtttttttttgggggggggggggcaaatattatagccttttcatagccttttcataaaggaaaggttacatagtaaggctttagaattagatgtcagtctccctacagaaacattattttttgtagatatgaagtttcattttttgatttatatgggaaaagtcagaagtgaaactactgtaacaaaacaggcagaaacagcacattcacctggactatctaacgttatgtacccctgcttattcatgcatttactccaagtctctttaatgataatccccttgagatgcatcatctcgttttagataatcatgggctaacaatgcatagaataatgcagttttccgagtgtgtagctgacataatgcttgcttacagtaactgtatgtcttcacagacagggttgtagtagtaacaacataagtggctaaccgatgcttgtttaccctccactacactctgattaaagccttattgagcagaaaaacatatggaaaagcacatatattgatcctcgcttgttgaattagctaaaaatctaaatacctgtctagtatgtaacgtggatttcggtaacaagagggtagctaccggtagtagctagtctgcacttagcacaaaagtcggcgccaaacttcgattttcaatgcatttcttcaatagcaacttaccgtattaactgcagccatctcttcttatctttgtctttcggaggaaagcgatagaaagacagtttggtctcagttttactctctgatcgatttaaacaaagggggacacagcagtgaggcatattgccaacaagtcgatggagccggaagcaaattcgcgcgcgcgcgcctacgcaacagggacgtgcctacgtcatagcttaagacgcgaatagctgcaaaggggggagggcggggggtccaactccatatgaatgcctatggatttagaatgggatatcataaaagctcctgcaggtgtaatggccaggtgtcccaatacttttgtccatatagtgtatgtgtCGATGTCCGGTTAAGCAATGTCCGCACAATGTGTCAATGTGCGGAGAGAGGCTGAAGGGGCATGACGAGCGACCGATCAACCTTAATTCTCTAAGGTATCGCGAACGCTCAGGGTTCAGTCCAGGTAGCAAAATAATTGCAAGCGATATCTATAAAATAAAGGTTTGTTTAACATAAAATGAATGCATGCAAACTTGTTAAAACTCACAGCTAAACACGTCCAATTACATTAACATCTTTAGGGTTTCTACCCCCAAAGGGGGCGTGGCCATGATGTGTCGCGAATTAGCCGCGTATTTGCTGGTGTCGCTCATCTAGACAGGAAGTGACGTAAGCATCCTGTCGCTTGCCACCAGACGGTATTGGACATCCCTCTTCCTCCTTCTACATCATTCTCTACGCCTCTGATTTAAAAACGAAAGTACGCTTTCTGTTTACATTTTTTGAAATGTAGCATTAATATTGTTGTTTTCATAATCTTTATTTTTTCTTTGAATGCACGTTGGAATTGTACTGCTTGGGTGCTGATTTAACATCGCTGTCGTTACGTTAAGAGGTAGTTTGCTTATGAACTGAGCCATTTTCAGTAACTTTGCAGTTCTGAAGCTAGTTAACAGTAAAGTTGTGTGTTGGCGAATGCacgtggggggaaaaaactgcacGGAATAAAATGAAAAAGGAAACGGAAGTCTCCACTAGACTGCTGAGCTAATGTAGATAGAAGTGAATCGACCCCTTAATATATATCTCTTTCATTTGTTGGTAGATCATAGAGCTGAAGTATTTACGCTTTATTGATGGGAGCTGTGCAACCACGTACTGAAGAACAATGAGCCTGGCTCTTCACGATCTTCTGGTCTGCTGCAGGGGATTGGAGAATGACAAAGCCACAGAGAGGAGGGTAATTACATACACTTGAGAACCTTTGGGAACAGTTTGTTGTGTTTTGATCCCCAGAAAATAATAAATTAGCATTTCGCTTATGCATCCAACATTGGCACGGGCAGATATGTTATACACCCAGTTTGCTGTCAACCCTACTCAGGCACTTGTAAAATCTTCTTCTCGTCTTCAGAAAGAAGCTGAACGCTTCAGACATCTCCTTACTCCAGAAACTGTGCAGGAGTTGGATCGTGTTTCGGGAGTTAGAGCTGCTAAAGGCTCTAAGCAACTTACCTGGGATACTGTTTTCAGGTAAACTGACACTGCATCTTGTGCATTTTTGCACATATTCAAAATAAAAGAGATAAAGAGCCAGTGTACAGgatcacagaaaaaaaaagaattcataGTTAGTTATAGTAAAAGTCACTGTAACTGTACAGAATACCTTGCAGTTACTCTTGGGATCTGGCTTCCTTGGATAAGAATTGTATTTGTTTCTAGTTAATTGGTCCTATTTGATCCACCATACACAAACAGTTACTGACTGATATTATTGAAACCCTTTACCCCTGGGCTCATTATTTTGCCCCGTAATCTAAGGTGAAATTTGCAGTTAGGACAAGATGGCATGCTAGGTTTTTTGACTATTTTCCTAGTTTACCATGAGAATCTTCATCTTTTACATCAACTTTAAATTATAGCTTTATACTAAAGCAAATAATGGCTTTTTTCAATAGATAGGTCATTTTAATCTGACTGTCTATTGTCATTTGAAATGTTTTCCAGAAGAAGTAGTTGTCAAACAAACAActatgctgttttgcattgtcttGTATCAGGTTTCTGCAGCGCTATGTCCAGAAGGAGACGGAACACATGCAATCAAGTAAATCCAGCACCACAGTAACTGCATTAGCCTCACGGCAAAAAAAGATGGCTGGAATGTGCAGCTTGATCAAGTTCTTCGTCCGCTGTGCTAACAAAAGTAAGGGCTATAAAGGACAGCTTATCATAAACTCAGTCCTATTGAGCAGTACTGCATAACTTATTAGCAAATATTAGAATAGCAAATTTACCTGAGATGATTAATTTGTTCTGTTTTTCATAACTTGTCCTGGCCAAATCTTAGGAGTGGTAATCTAACCAAAGTATTTCTTTTAAAGAAATATTGTTTCCCAAATGTATCATAGGTACTGTTATTATAGTAgcatctttctccccctctctcgctctctttaggGGGACCTCATCTGAAGTGTAGTGAGCTGCTGAGACATGTGATGGAGGTGCTGCAGAACTTGCACAGTTGTTTGGCCTATGGAGAAGACTATAGTAGCCTCCTTATTAGAGACATCCTCTCTGTTCGCAAGTACTGGTGTGACATCACTCCACAGCAGTGGCACAGTTAGTagtctatttatctaaatatgtGATAAACAATATTTTGGGTCAGTTTTCCTCATAGTAAACCTGACTGGGACATTTTAAAGTAagctttttttgtgtgcagtgtCAGAAATTAATTAAAAATTGTATTTTCCCTTTATATTTTTCTTGGCTTTAAACAGTATACAATATAACACCTCAAAACTGAAGGGTCTTGGGAATGACATTTTATTCGAATTAGCGTGGACTCTGTTTTTCAAAATTTTACCagatttttctctcttttttttttaacgcaATTTCTAGTTTTGCATGAGATGACAGATAGGcgttggcacggtggcgcagtgactagcgtggtcacctcacaagaaaaacgtcctgggttcgagccccggggtagtcaaaccttggtgggtctttcccgggtcgtcgtctgtgtggagtttgcatgttctccctgtgtctgcgtgggtttcctccgggggctccggctttctcccacagtccaaagacatataggtcaggtgaattggccgtactaaattgtccctaggtatgaatgtgtgtgtgtgtgtgtgtgtgtgtgtgtgtgtgtgtgtgtgtgtgttggccctgtgatggcctggcggcctgtccagggtgtctccccgcctgccgcccaatgactgctgaaataggctccagcatccccgcgaccctgagagcaggataagcatttggataatggatggatggatgacagataGGCAGGTCTTTCAAGTTTCATTGGACTGGACATTTCAACACATCTTAAGTCCTTAACGTTATCCATTTCTGTCTAATTACTTTGCATATATTTGCAGTTGCCATTACCATTCCATGATTATTCAGTTAGTGCTTTTAAAAACCCAAATTTTCCAAGTCAACTCCAGCATTTTCTATACCAGTGCATAGAAAAGGTATTCGCACATTTCCAGTTGCAtttctcactttgtctctcaAGTCATTCCCATTTTTCTCACTGTCATTCAACATTACTCCTTTTATTGTGTTGCGTAACCTAAAAATTGAAACAGACAACAATTAATAACGATTTCATGAGTAAACCTAAGTTTATAACAAATTAAAAGAACCTCAACTCAAAAATGACAATGACTAAGTCCTGGAATTGTAGGATAGCATGTCTTGTAGACAGGGTAGCATTTCAAGATTCAGGATTTCAAAGGTTTATTTATCACATACAAGTACAGTGAGCAGTGAAtttttttgaaaattttttttttactccgaACTGTGCAACAAGAAGAAGTAGAAAAACAAGTGAATGGGAATAAATTTAAAAAGTAGGGCGTCCAGATAGCATAAcagtcttttccattgcctaccaacacggggatcaccggttcgaatccccgtgttacctctggcttggtcgggcatccctacagacacaattgaccgtgtctgtgggtgggaagccggatgtaggtgtgtgtcccggtcgctgcactggcgcctcctctggtcggtcggggcgcctgttttggggggagggggaactggggggaatagtatgatcctcccacgtgctacatcaccctggtgaaactcctcactgtcaggtgaaaagaagcggctggtaactccacatgtgtcagaggagacgtggtagtctgcagcccctccctggatcggcagagggggtggagcagtgactgagacggctcggaagagtggggtaattggccaagtagaattggagagaaaaagggggaaaaaatccacacaaaaaaaagttaaacaGTAACAAATCCGGGGAGTACGAAGAAGGTATACCCTGATAAATATCTACAGTCAGTGTAAAACGTGTacccacccctgttaaaatggcaggtttttgtgatgtaaaaaaaaatgaaaccaagaaaaatcatgtcagaactttttccacccttaatgtgaaattgcagtcTATGAAAATAAAGTGGAAAACAATCAAGCATTTtaggggaaagaaaaagaaaaatacaaaatgttctataacctggttgcataagggTGCAAACCCTTTCCTAATTGGGGATGTcgttgtgttcagaattaaccagtcACATTCGAACTCATGTTAAATATTAGATAAATAATGTttagctgttcctgtaggattttcctgacattttctttgttgcatccaactgcaaaagccatagtacacaaagagcttacaaagcatgaacgggggtctcattgttgaaaggtatggatcaggagaggggtaaaaaaaataatttccacGGCAttagacaatcatcaacaagtggacaaaatatggcacaacagtgatattaccaagaacaggattcccccccccccatcaaaaaaaattgatgagaagacaaggagaacattggtcagggaggctgccaagaggcctacggaaATATTAAAGGAGTTGCAGGAAATTTTGGCAATTACTGGTTGCTCTTTACATCTGAGAACAATCCCTGGTATTCTTCATACGTATATGTCTGGTGGTGGCAAGATGGAAGCCgtttcacagaaaaaaaaaaaaaaaaaaaacatccaagcctggctaatttttgaagaaaaaaaaaagatacatccagtctcctcaaaccatgtggaaaaatgtcaTGGTCTGATTTAGATCCAAGGTTGAACTTtgttttggccataattccaaaagatatatgtttggtgcaaaaaaaaaaccaacacaacacatcaccaaaagaacaccatacctggggcgtctgggtagtgtagcggtctattccgttgcctaccaacatggagatcgccagatcaaatccccatgttacctccggcttggttgggcgttcctacggacacaattggcttgtctgcgggtgggaggccggatgtgggtatgtgtcctggtcggccgaggtgcctgttcaggggggagggggagggggaactggggggaatagtgtgatcctcccatacactacgtcctcctggtgaaacccctcactgtcaggtgaaaagaagcggctggcgactccacatgtatcagaggaggcatgtggtggtctgcagccctccccggatcaacagagggggtggagcggcaactgggatggctcagaagagtggggtaattggccggatacaattgggggagaaaaagggcgaataaaatccaaaaaacaaaaacaaaacaccataCCTACGGTGAagtatggtggtggcagcatcatgcttttgAGCTGCTTTTCTTGATCTGGAACTAGGGCTTTAGTCAAGGTAAAGGGAATAATGAATAGTTCCAAATACCAGTCATTTTGGCACAAAACCTCCAGGTATCTTCtagaaagatgaagaggaattttacctttcagcatgacaacgGCCCAAAGCATACATCTAAATCAACAAATGAATGGCTTCATGAGAAGATCAGTGTTTTgaaatggcccagccagagcccatcCCGAATCCAActaaaatctgtggggtgacctggagAGGGGTGTGTACAGGAGATGCCCTAGCAATTTGGCAGATCTAGAACA
This DNA window, taken from Lampris incognitus isolate fLamInc1 chromosome 7, fLamInc1.hap2, whole genome shotgun sequence, encodes the following:
- the LOC130115252 gene encoding uncharacterized protein LOC130115252 yields the protein MPHCCVPLCLNRSESKTETKLSFYRFPPKDKDKKRWLQLIRRDGFTPSPCSRVCSWHFPNGKAAGPSRFAWNEGKTFPGHLSLPHKKRKTVPLPPSGEEGTNELELQNSDIATAEPPSTSDNPTADTPGTSDNPTADTPSTSDNPTADTPNTSDNPTADTPGTSDNPTADTPSTSDNPTADTPRTSDNPFNSVALLEIEVDMLRRENEKLKRELEKQKQTFSFSQISSNRVKVKYFTGLPDVATVLVLEALLSKFELQYHSNWTRMRLRLQLYDLTVKYRRGKDMELPDTLSRAQLPERTPEMDGLECVSMINFVAVRDQKYTELQERTKEELSCLQQTIQHGGPEHRRRTTIETLKAQFSRHGIPATLRTDNGPQYFSEEFKDFCKSYAYDPLKVKCLLDKSKDIQKFYYDHKRAGKPHVALKPGDVVLQCIQNRNPILQVGDISLDVEAANIKSLQDEIQGIRNEWDSLLAEDSLVAQEREIPAEFRS